In Fructilactobacillus cliffordii, a single genomic region encodes these proteins:
- a CDS encoding Ppx/GppA family phosphatase: MENFVIIDIGSNSVRMAIYEIDAAGNYHEVKRMKNDARLSEGMGANNILQFSAMKRTIAALHRFQTEYEQFPNVVVRAIATAAVRQAQNQADFLRSIKDELGIEVRVLSGNQEAYFDYEGVVDRIKAHDFVLMDIGGASVEIVHVRNRKAINYVSLPTGAVKTTERFHLQNQVTAANFFAAQQHIIEQFSKIGWLGHPAHYPIVLIGGAARTLARINRRRQHFRRVDEIQNYQLTRKQVERTMQELLSKKLAERQQINGLESDRADVIIGGLINLTTVMDFIDSKRVIFSDGGVREGVINEYLEQRTQV, from the coding sequence ATGGAAAACTTTGTAATTATTGACATTGGCTCCAACTCGGTCCGCATGGCGATCTATGAGATTGATGCAGCTGGTAACTACCATGAAGTAAAACGGATGAAAAACGATGCTCGGCTATCGGAAGGAATGGGGGCTAACAACATTCTGCAATTCTCCGCGATGAAACGGACAATTGCGGCACTCCATCGCTTTCAAACCGAGTACGAACAGTTCCCAAACGTGGTAGTACGTGCGATTGCCACGGCCGCGGTCCGGCAGGCCCAGAACCAAGCCGATTTCTTGCGGAGCATTAAGGACGAATTAGGAATTGAGGTGCGGGTCCTGAGCGGGAATCAGGAGGCATATTTTGACTATGAAGGGGTCGTTGACCGCATCAAGGCGCACGATTTCGTGTTGATGGACATCGGGGGTGCCAGCGTGGAAATTGTGCATGTGCGCAACCGGAAGGCGATTAACTACGTGAGTCTCCCGACGGGCGCCGTAAAGACGACGGAGCGTTTCCACCTGCAAAACCAGGTGACGGCGGCGAACTTCTTTGCCGCGCAACAACACATCATCGAACAGTTCAGCAAAATTGGTTGGTTAGGTCATCCAGCTCATTATCCAATTGTCCTAATCGGAGGAGCAGCCCGGACGTTAGCCCGAATTAACCGGCGTCGACAACACTTTCGCCGGGTGGATGAGATTCAAAACTACCAGTTGACCCGGAAACAGGTGGAACGGACCATGCAGGAGCTTTTGAGCAAAAAACTGGCCGAACGCCAGCAAATTAACGGGCTTGAAAGTGACCGTGCGGACGTTATCATTGGGGGCTTAATTAACCTGACCACCGTGATGGATTTCATTGATTCGAAACGAGTCATTTTTTCCGATGGCGGGGTCCGTGAAGGGGTCATTAACGAATACTTAGAGCAACGAACGCAAGTTTAG
- the trpS gene encoding tryptophan--tRNA ligase produces MTKPIILTGDRPTGKLHIGHFVGSLENRVKLQNTGKYDPYIMIADMQALTDNARDPEKIHNSLFQVALDYLAVGLDPAKSTIFVQSQIPALNELTMIYMNLVSVARLERNPTVKHEIQQKSFNESVPAGFLTYPVSQAADITAFKATVVPVGDDQEPMLEQTREIVRSFNRAYHTDVLVEPEGYFPPKGEGRIPGLDGNAKMSKSLNNAIYLSDSADMIKQKVMSMYTDPNHIHVEDPGQVEGNTVFTYLDIFAPDQAHVQELKEQYAHGGLGDVKIKLYLNEVLQATLAPIRARREQYEQNPAAVADILKAGSQKANQVAEQTLTEVRNAMGLNYFD; encoded by the coding sequence ATGACCAAACCAATTATTTTAACGGGTGATCGCCCGACGGGAAAATTGCACATTGGACACTTCGTGGGGTCCTTGGAAAACCGGGTGAAATTACAAAACACTGGGAAATACGATCCCTACATTATGATTGCGGACATGCAGGCGTTGACCGATAACGCGCGTGACCCCGAAAAGATTCACAACAGCTTGTTTCAGGTAGCGCTAGACTACCTAGCCGTGGGTTTAGATCCCGCTAAATCAACCATTTTTGTCCAATCCCAGATTCCCGCTTTAAACGAGTTAACCATGATTTACATGAACCTCGTGAGCGTGGCGCGGTTAGAACGCAATCCGACTGTTAAACACGAAATTCAACAAAAAAGTTTTAATGAAAGCGTTCCGGCGGGCTTTTTAACTTATCCAGTTAGTCAGGCCGCTGACATCACGGCCTTTAAGGCCACGGTGGTTCCCGTTGGGGATGACCAAGAACCCATGTTAGAGCAAACTCGTGAAATCGTCCGCAGTTTTAACCGGGCCTACCACACGGATGTGCTGGTGGAACCAGAGGGATACTTCCCACCGAAAGGCGAGGGTCGGATTCCTGGTTTAGACGGCAATGCCAAGATGAGTAAGTCGTTAAACAACGCCATCTACCTTTCCGATAGTGCAGATATGATTAAGCAAAAGGTCATGTCGATGTACACGGATCCGAACCACATTCACGTGGAAGATCCCGGTCAAGTGGAAGGGAACACGGTCTTTACCTACCTTGACATCTTTGCCCCCGACCAAGCACACGTTCAGGAACTGAAGGAACAATATGCTCATGGTGGGTTAGGAGATGTTAAAATTAAGCTGTACTTAAATGAAGTCTTACAAGCAACTTTGGCTCCCATCAGGGCGCGGCGCGAACAATACGAACAAAATCCCGCTGCGGTCGCTGACATCTTAAAAGCAGGCAGCCAGAAAGCCAACCAAGTGGCAGAACAGACCCTCACTGAGGTCCGGAATGCCATGGGGCTTAACTATTTTGACTAG
- the helD gene encoding RNA polymerase recycling motor HelD, with product MNQQEEQEERDRVTRVTTFLHHQIKKAKQAVKKAQAESDRVQKNYGINTSVNYLEADDRIETKADLQQQRNLVNRTVENEAIVKKQLTTYQQLSHSPYFGRIDVQDSGAPTPEPLYIGTASLMDDNGEFLIHDWRAPISSVYYNGTLGPVHYQTPNGERSTNLKKKRQFKIKDGQILHMFDTNETVGDEMLQETLGNKSSDQLQNIVATIQREQNDIIRDVRSDLLVVQGVAGSGKTSALLQRIAFLLYHSRNELSANQILLFSPNLLFSNYIKDVLPSLGERNMRQVTLQAFFAQRLEGLRVQTRFDRYEASPVHNSLTAYKESQVFIDKLRAYLRQLSPREICFTGLYFQGELFFSAAEIRSIYARLNPKLPLADRFLKTKNTLIKHLKARINEEAHEDWALDELDNLSDEQYHNYLGDHDPADFFDFDEERDFVARKLVKDRLRVVYNAIYNDQFWDQYSQYEHFLGQLDSTDQITLADWQQDQRAFTDTLEYHQIRLVDAAPVLFLQDYFTGENHNRHIKYLFIDEVQDYSVAELMYLKLTFPRAKFNLIGDSEQALFKDVETAQALLNRLKAALPVRHPRLINLNRSYRSTYPITTLASSILPDGDHIEAFNRAGATPTYAEFPDEKQLLKTSQSIIKTELQDHETVAIITKTKNEAQHVYQELRHQFDCLLVTDKARTLNKSVLILPVYLAKGLEFDTVIAWNVSTANFPTHHELGILYTMMTRAMHHLVLLSQGQLTDLIPERALQQQLLVKAKSTS from the coding sequence ATGAATCAACAAGAAGAACAGGAGGAACGTGACCGCGTTACCCGGGTCACCACTTTTTTACACCACCAAATTAAAAAAGCAAAGCAGGCCGTTAAAAAGGCCCAGGCTGAATCAGATCGGGTCCAAAAAAACTACGGCATCAATACTTCCGTAAACTACTTAGAAGCAGATGACCGGATTGAAACCAAGGCTGATCTGCAGCAACAACGAAACCTGGTGAACCGGACGGTCGAAAACGAAGCGATTGTAAAGAAACAACTGACGACCTACCAGCAACTTTCCCACTCCCCTTACTTTGGGCGAATTGACGTTCAAGATTCCGGAGCCCCAACCCCAGAACCACTTTACATTGGAACGGCCTCCCTAATGGATGACAACGGAGAGTTTCTAATTCACGACTGGCGGGCGCCCATTTCTAGTGTTTATTACAACGGAACGCTCGGACCAGTCCACTACCAAACTCCGAACGGGGAACGAAGCACCAATCTGAAAAAAAAGCGTCAGTTTAAAATCAAGGACGGCCAGATCCTGCACATGTTTGACACCAACGAAACGGTAGGCGACGAGATGCTGCAGGAAACCCTGGGTAACAAGAGTTCTGACCAACTGCAAAACATTGTCGCCACGATTCAACGTGAACAAAATGACATCATTCGCGACGTGCGTAGCGACCTCCTGGTGGTGCAGGGAGTGGCTGGTTCTGGAAAAACTTCCGCTCTGCTTCAAAGAATTGCCTTCTTGCTATATCACAGCCGCAACGAGCTGAGTGCCAACCAGATCCTACTCTTTTCTCCGAATCTCTTGTTTTCAAACTACATTAAGGACGTCCTCCCGAGCCTGGGGGAACGCAACATGCGCCAGGTGACTCTCCAAGCATTCTTTGCGCAACGCTTAGAGGGTTTACGCGTCCAAACCCGGTTCGATCGCTACGAAGCAAGCCCGGTTCACAATTCGTTGACAGCGTATAAAGAAAGTCAGGTCTTTATTGATAAGTTGCGAGCCTACTTACGACAATTAAGTCCCCGTGAGATTTGTTTTACGGGACTCTACTTTCAAGGAGAACTCTTTTTCTCAGCAGCAGAGATCCGCAGTATCTATGCCCGGCTTAATCCGAAACTCCCCTTAGCAGACAGGTTCTTAAAAACGAAGAACACCCTGATCAAACACCTAAAAGCTCGTATCAACGAAGAAGCCCACGAAGACTGGGCGTTAGACGAACTGGATAACCTTTCTGATGAGCAGTATCATAACTACCTCGGCGACCATGACCCAGCCGACTTCTTTGATTTTGACGAGGAACGGGACTTTGTCGCCCGTAAACTGGTAAAGGACCGGTTGCGCGTGGTTTATAATGCCATCTACAACGATCAGTTCTGGGACCAATATTCGCAGTACGAGCACTTTCTGGGTCAACTTGATTCTACTGATCAAATTACGCTTGCGGATTGGCAGCAAGATCAGCGGGCCTTTACAGACACCCTCGAGTATCATCAGATTCGATTGGTGGATGCCGCTCCCGTCCTCTTTTTACAGGACTACTTTACCGGGGAAAACCATAACCGCCACATCAAATACCTCTTTATTGACGAGGTGCAGGACTACTCGGTTGCCGAACTGATGTACCTCAAGTTGACCTTTCCACGGGCCAAGTTCAATCTGATTGGCGATAGCGAGCAGGCGCTCTTTAAGGATGTGGAAACGGCGCAAGCCCTTTTAAATCGACTCAAAGCGGCGCTACCCGTCCGGCATCCCCGTTTGATTAACTTGAACCGGTCCTACCGCTCGACCTACCCAATTACTACCCTGGCTAGTAGTATTCTGCCGGATGGTGATCACATTGAGGCCTTTAACCGGGCCGGTGCTACCCCGACCTATGCGGAGTTTCCGGATGAAAAGCAATTGCTGAAGACATCCCAATCAATCATTAAGACCGAGTTACAGGACCATGAAACGGTCGCCATCATTACGAAAACGAAGAATGAGGCGCAACACGTTTATCAAGAATTGCGCCACCAGTTTGACTGCCTGTTGGTAACGGACAAGGCTCGTACTCTGAACAAGTCCGTCTTAATCCTGCCGGTTTATCTGGCCAAGGGGTTGGAATTTGATACTGTCATCGCTTGGAACGTCTCAACAGCCAACTTCCCCACCCATCATGAACTGGGCATTTTATACACCATGATGACCCGGGCCATGCACCACTTAGTTTTGTTAAGCCAGGGACAGCTGACCGACTTGATTCCTGAGCGGGCCTTGCAACAACAATTGTTAGTTAAAGCAAAAAGCACTTCGTAA
- a CDS encoding ABC-2 family transporter protein: MSFRLYGVLAQQSFKTFLTYRMTSVLVVLFGFMFTAIEIAAGFVYYSFAHRIGGLNFLQYEILIMSLISITTTYQFLFVGAHESLAGDLIDGNLDYLFLRPLPSYWYYALRQLDFPSGVNLLVYIPVTAFLLTRFPLSWSAWSLILVIYVVGVLFVFALNQIVVEISFWYDNLTALNGVPEDVISAASRPARIYPRWLQLILSTGLPVLALSNGIVTVTVKQSTAWQMLVPLVIVTVLLLVFSFYLWQRGTRHYVSAN, encoded by the coding sequence ATGAGTTTTCGGTTATATGGAGTGCTAGCCCAACAAAGTTTTAAAACCTTTTTAACCTACCGGATGACGTCGGTTCTCGTGGTGCTTTTTGGGTTTATGTTTACTGCGATTGAGATTGCGGCTGGCTTTGTGTACTATTCCTTTGCTCATCGAATTGGCGGACTTAATTTTCTGCAGTATGAAATCTTGATTATGAGCCTAATCTCGATTACGACCACCTATCAATTTCTGTTCGTGGGCGCCCACGAGTCCCTAGCGGGTGATCTTATCGATGGTAATTTGGATTACTTGTTCTTACGTCCGTTGCCGAGTTATTGGTACTATGCTTTGCGGCAGCTCGACTTTCCCAGCGGCGTTAATCTGCTGGTTTACATTCCGGTGACGGCGTTCCTCTTGACTCGATTCCCGCTGTCTTGGAGTGCCTGGAGCTTGATTTTAGTAATTTACGTGGTTGGAGTTTTGTTTGTCTTTGCCCTGAACCAAATCGTGGTGGAAATTTCTTTTTGGTATGACAATTTAACCGCTTTAAACGGGGTTCCAGAAGATGTAATCTCTGCCGCTAGTCGTCCGGCGCGGATTTATCCCCGGTGGTTACAACTAATCCTTTCGACGGGCTTACCGGTGCTCGCGCTTTCTAACGGAATTGTGACTGTGACCGTTAAACAGAGTACGGCGTGGCAGATGCTAGTCCCGCTGGTAATCGTAACGGTACTTCTCCTGGTCTTTTCCTTTTATCTGTGGCAGCGCGGGACAAGGCACTACGTTTCTGCTAATTAA
- a CDS encoding ABC-2 family transporter protein gives MKYISNLFLGFQNSLVYRANFLISLVTRLLQVGLSLLMWRALYLESGQTTIHGYSQTHMMQYLILTGLLSLIFTFEPLFRLARQIKTGKISTLLLRPINLNLESLSNFVGAKLILIGLLGVLIVILTRGYGLSMLLILLYALVSVALWHQIMFLLGTLAFWLVQMWPLRPVISALYLFCGGLLFPLDVLPTWAYQGLRFSPLALVSSDLVQTVLQGPRQPQLLFLYLGLSIVWLIALVGISRWLFRVGLHKFEGVGV, from the coding sequence ATGAAGTACATTAGTAATTTATTCCTGGGATTTCAGAATTCGCTGGTTTACCGCGCTAATTTCTTGATTTCATTAGTAACCCGATTGCTACAAGTGGGGCTTTCTTTGTTAATGTGGCGGGCTTTATACCTGGAGTCCGGGCAAACCACGATTCACGGTTATTCCCAAACCCACATGATGCAATACTTAATCCTTACGGGACTATTATCTTTAATTTTTACCTTTGAACCCTTATTTCGTTTAGCCCGTCAGATTAAAACGGGGAAAATTAGTACATTATTGCTGCGCCCGATTAATTTGAATTTAGAGAGTTTAAGTAACTTTGTGGGAGCAAAGCTGATTTTAATTGGTTTATTGGGAGTGCTCATCGTGATTTTAACGCGCGGTTATGGCCTAAGCATGCTTCTGATTTTGCTCTACGCACTAGTGAGCGTCGCTTTGTGGCACCAAATCATGTTCTTGCTGGGAACGTTGGCCTTTTGGCTAGTGCAAATGTGGCCGTTACGTCCGGTAATTAGCGCGCTGTATCTATTTTGCGGTGGCTTGTTGTTTCCCCTCGATGTGTTGCCAACCTGGGCTTATCAGGGGTTACGTTTTTCTCCGCTAGCGCTGGTTTCCAGTGATTTAGTGCAGACGGTTTTACAAGGACCGCGTCAGCCACAGTTGCTTTTCCTCTATCTGGGTCTGTCCATCGTTTGGTTAATCGCATTAGTGGGAATAAGTCGGTGGCTCTTTCGGGTCGGATTGCACAAATTTGAAGGGGTGGGCGTATGA
- a CDS encoding ABC transporter ATP-binding protein: MAYIETKHLNYEYRLFEKKLGFKNNLKDFFHRHYQLKRVLTDITFTISQGEKVGLLGPNGAGKSTLIKLLTGILQSDTDNLRVAGVRPNPNDYVFLKRIGVMMGQKSQLNWDLPALDTFKLLKTIYQVDTLSYQARLDKYVQMFHLQAVLNVPVRKLSLGERTKLELIATLLHGPELLILDEPTLGMDIVSQREFHAFLNQINQTNNVTILLISHQMNDIEAVADRLLLLLDGRIQFDGSVAKLMQTVRDPQRPITLKNVPNHAIVATQAAEISQRDDQTVVRAAEGDSTITFKTMALEQMQVETPSLEDVVYSMFRKQERSNEVH, from the coding sequence ATGGCCTACATTGAAACCAAGCACCTCAACTATGAATACCGTCTATTTGAAAAGAAGTTAGGATTTAAAAATAATCTGAAGGACTTTTTTCACCGACACTATCAATTAAAACGGGTGCTTACAGATATCACGTTTACCATTAGCCAGGGCGAAAAAGTCGGACTGTTAGGACCTAACGGAGCGGGGAAATCTACGCTGATTAAACTTCTGACCGGAATTTTACAATCTGATACTGATAACTTACGGGTGGCCGGTGTACGCCCGAACCCCAATGACTATGTCTTTTTAAAGCGGATTGGGGTCATGATGGGCCAAAAAAGTCAGTTGAACTGGGATTTACCCGCGTTAGATACCTTTAAACTCCTAAAGACGATTTATCAGGTGGACACCCTGAGTTATCAAGCTCGTTTAGATAAGTATGTACAAATGTTTCACCTTCAGGCGGTGTTAAACGTTCCGGTCCGAAAATTGTCCCTCGGGGAACGGACCAAACTAGAGTTGATTGCTACGTTGTTACATGGACCAGAACTGCTGATTTTGGACGAACCCACCTTAGGAATGGACATCGTGAGTCAACGCGAGTTTCATGCCTTTTTAAATCAAATTAACCAGACCAACAACGTGACCATTTTGTTAATTAGTCATCAGATGAACGATATCGAAGCGGTGGCTGATCGGCTGTTGTTGCTTCTCGACGGTCGAATTCAGTTTGATGGTTCCGTAGCTAAGTTAATGCAGACTGTCCGGGATCCCCAGCGTCCGATTACGCTAAAGAACGTTCCAAATCACGCCATTGTGGCGACGCAGGCCGCGGAGATATCGCAGCGTGACGACCAAACCGTGGTCCGGGCGGCCGAAGGAGATAGTACGATCACCTTTAAAACCATGGCGCTTGAGCAAATGCAAGTGGAAACGCCTTCCTTAGAGGACGTTGTTTATTCCATGTTTCGCAAGCAGGAGAGGTCTAATGAAGTACATTAG